The Desulfomicrobium orale DSM 12838 genome includes a window with the following:
- a CDS encoding glycosyltransferase, giving the protein MNKPQEAAAPQAGPKLLNLGCGRTWRPGWVNVDFRSYSPHVLAYDLRLGIPFADASFDVVYHSHVLEHFSKRQGEFFVRECFRVLRPGGLLRLAVPDLEDIARAYLKTLEETRTGKEGAEKRHQWILVEMLDQLTRTASGGEMLAWWREHPVPQREFIEIRLGEEARSGMESARHFRPAPAGRRPALEPANPEFSGSGELHRWMYDQVSLSGLLESAGFTRITRQTHDASLSAEPSIRELDSDAEGNVRKPDSLFMEAVKPQTPLPVPRVAMFSTSDAGGAAIAALRQHQALRDKGVSSEFYVMRQFFSREAVHVLPARGHHVASRGETAWHSALPACEYRHGQMISRFPDRPAGAEHFSFPAQGFSLRDVPGLADFDVLNLHWVAGMCDPALEPEAFAGRPLVWTLHDMNPFTGGCHYADGCRGFEKHCGSCPQLGSRDENDISRQTWKSRMTAYRKLNLHIVAPSVWLAEEARKSSLFSRFPVHVIPYAQPLSVYQPLNRDDLRAGLGMDKEELVLLFAAQSLGNRRKGGAFLLEMLQFLARTELKDRTTVLLLGGDPPRPFLETGVKAEATGHIDSDQHMAALYNAANAVLVPSLEDNQPNVVCEALGCGTPVVAFAAGGIPEMISHGETGFLAPTGDAKGLLEGVRWAAGAKENPAIRRLCRAFALKQWHPDLCAKSYMDLYQSLAPAR; this is encoded by the coding sequence ATGAACAAACCTCAGGAAGCTGCCGCTCCGCAGGCCGGACCGAAACTTCTCAACCTCGGCTGCGGACGGACCTGGAGACCGGGCTGGGTGAACGTCGATTTCCGTTCATATTCCCCCCATGTTCTGGCCTATGACCTGCGCCTGGGCATTCCCTTTGCCGACGCCTCCTTCGATGTGGTGTACCATTCCCATGTGCTGGAACATTTCAGCAAGCGGCAGGGGGAATTCTTCGTGCGCGAATGTTTCCGCGTCCTCAGACCGGGCGGCCTGCTGCGTCTGGCCGTTCCCGACCTGGAAGACATCGCCCGCGCCTATCTGAAAACCCTGGAAGAGACCCGGACGGGAAAGGAAGGTGCGGAAAAACGCCATCAGTGGATACTGGTGGAAATGCTCGACCAGCTCACCCGCACCGCAAGCGGCGGGGAAATGCTGGCCTGGTGGCGGGAGCACCCCGTGCCCCAGCGGGAATTCATCGAAATTCGTCTTGGCGAGGAAGCCCGCTCCGGCATGGAGTCCGCCCGGCACTTCCGTCCGGCCCCGGCGGGCCGCCGGCCCGCTCTGGAACCCGCCAACCCGGAATTTTCGGGCTCGGGCGAACTGCACCGCTGGATGTACGACCAGGTGTCCTTGAGCGGCCTGCTGGAATCGGCCGGATTCACGCGGATAACGCGCCAGACGCATGACGCGAGCCTCTCCGCCGAGCCGTCCATCCGCGAACTGGACAGCGACGCCGAGGGAAACGTCCGCAAGCCCGACTCCCTGTTCATGGAGGCCGTAAAGCCCCAGACGCCGCTTCCCGTCCCGAGAGTGGCCATGTTCTCCACCAGCGACGCGGGAGGAGCGGCCATCGCCGCCCTGCGCCAGCATCAGGCCCTGCGGGACAAGGGTGTGAGCAGCGAATTCTATGTCATGCGCCAGTTTTTCTCCCGCGAGGCCGTGCATGTACTGCCCGCCCGCGGCCACCATGTCGCGAGCCGGGGAGAAACGGCCTGGCACAGCGCCCTTCCGGCCTGCGAGTACCGCCACGGCCAGATGATAAGCAGGTTCCCGGACCGGCCCGCCGGAGCCGAACATTTTTCCTTTCCGGCCCAGGGTTTCTCCCTGCGGGACGTGCCGGGCCTTGCGGATTTCGATGTCCTGAACCTGCACTGGGTGGCGGGCATGTGCGACCCGGCCCTGGAGCCGGAGGCTTTCGCCGGACGGCCGCTGGTGTGGACCCTGCACGACATGAATCCCTTTACCGGCGGCTGTCATTACGCGGACGGATGCCGGGGCTTCGAGAAGCACTGCGGCTCCTGTCCGCAGCTCGGTTCCCGCGATGAAAACGACATCTCGCGGCAGACCTGGAAATCGCGCATGACCGCCTACCGCAAGCTCAATCTGCACATCGTGGCTCCCAGTGTCTGGCTGGCCGAAGAAGCCCGTAAAAGCTCGCTCTTTTCACGCTTTCCGGTGCACGTCATACCGTACGCCCAGCCCCTGTCCGTGTACCAGCCCCTCAACCGGGACGACCTGCGGGCCGGGCTGGGCATGGACAAGGAAGAACTCGTCCTGCTTTTCGCCGCCCAGAGCCTGGGCAACAGGCGCAAGGGCGGAGCCTTTCTGCTGGAGATGCTCCAGTTTCTGGCCCGGACGGAACTGAAGGACAGGACCACGGTGCTCCTGCTCGGCGGCGACCCGCCCCGCCCCTTTCTGGAAACGGGCGTCAAGGCTGAGGCCACGGGCCATATCGACAGCGACCAGCACATGGCCGCGCTGTACAACGCCGCCAACGCCGTGCTGGTGCCCTCGCTGGAAGACAACCAGCCCAATGTCGTCTGTGAGGCCCTGGGCTGCGGCACGCCGGTGGTCGCCTTCGCGGCCGGGGGCATACCGGAGATGATCAGCCACGGGGAAACGGGCTTTCTTGCGCCCACGGGCGACGCCAAGGGGCTGCTGGAAGGCGTCCGCTGGGCTGCCGGAGCGAAGGAAAATCCCGCCATCCGCAGACTGTGCAGGGCCTTTGCCCTGAAACAATGGCACCCGGACCTGTGTGCGAAAAGCTACATGGATCTCTATCAAAGTCTGGCTCCGGCACGATGA
- a CDS encoding tetratricopeptide repeat protein, whose translation MSAETLKARKQLAEVGMLLKQGKLLAAVTGMHEAVGTVLKTPLMKREMQEYSEALDKAAYMLGTDRELKKIYPVQIRYTPGAEQEFLAALGELQAFLRENLAEEADVRLEALKLYRQKQLELIRQALRRDDPEEAGQTASRLTEENPEDTALRAALADIFLEAGRCEEALSHLHAAYPQDQDYAHALNRLGMTLRKAGRLDEAEKFYLRALERESRDESIHFNLGRVYLDMKAWERAARAAADALDINPDFDEARKMKLFADRQART comes from the coding sequence ATGTCCGCCGAGACGCTCAAAGCCAGGAAGCAGCTGGCCGAAGTGGGCATGCTGCTCAAGCAGGGCAAGCTCCTGGCCGCCGTGACCGGCATGCACGAAGCCGTGGGCACCGTGCTCAAAACGCCGCTCATGAAGCGGGAAATGCAGGAATACAGCGAAGCCCTGGACAAAGCCGCCTACATGCTGGGCACGGACCGGGAGCTGAAAAAAATCTACCCGGTGCAGATCCGCTACACGCCCGGAGCGGAGCAGGAATTTCTGGCCGCCCTCGGCGAACTCCAGGCCTTTCTGCGGGAAAATCTGGCCGAGGAGGCCGACGTCCGTCTGGAAGCCCTGAAACTGTACCGGCAGAAACAGCTGGAGCTTATCCGGCAGGCCCTGCGCAGGGACGATCCCGAAGAGGCCGGGCAGACCGCTTCCCGGCTGACGGAGGAAAACCCCGAGGATACGGCACTGCGCGCGGCCCTGGCCGACATTTTCCTGGAAGCGGGCCGGTGCGAGGAAGCCCTGAGCCATCTGCACGCGGCCTACCCTCAGGACCAGGACTACGCCCACGCCCTGAACAGGCTGGGCATGACCCTGCGCAAGGCCGGACGACTGGACGAGGCGGAAAAATTTTACCTGCGGGCTCTGGAACGGGAAAGCCGGGACGAATCCATTCACTTCAATCTGGGCCGGGTCTATCTGGACATGAAAGCCTGGGAGCGGGCCGCCCGGGCCGCGGCGGACGCTCTGGACATCAATCCGGATTTTGATGAAGCCCGCAAAATGAAGCTCTTCGCGGACAGGCAGGCCCGGACATAA
- the kdsB gene encoding 3-deoxy-manno-octulosonate cytidylyltransferase, whose translation MSEVLAIVPARYQSSRFPGKPLALIHGRPMFWHVMRRAAMCPLVSRVVLATDDERIFQAARQSDMEVLMTGTHHASGTDRVLEAARTLGAGPEDIVINVQGDEPALEPAMLTELIRPFDDARVQVTTLGTPISAREAASPDRVKIVRAESGRALYFSRAPVPFGRETEPAYLGHIGLYGFYMRVLEKFSALSESPLERLEKLEQLRLLEAGIPIHVALTRHKSLGVDRPEDLPIVSQLMQGEQHT comes from the coding sequence ATGTCCGAAGTTCTCGCCATTGTCCCGGCCAGATACCAGAGTTCCCGCTTTCCGGGCAAACCCCTGGCCCTGATCCACGGCCGGCCCATGTTCTGGCATGTCATGCGCCGCGCGGCCATGTGCCCGCTGGTTTCCAGAGTGGTTCTGGCCACGGATGACGAGCGTATTTTCCAGGCGGCCCGGCAGTCGGACATGGAGGTCCTCATGACCGGCACCCATCACGCCAGCGGCACGGACCGCGTGCTGGAAGCCGCCCGGACCCTCGGGGCCGGTCCGGAAGATATCGTCATCAATGTTCAGGGCGACGAGCCGGCCCTGGAGCCGGCAATGCTCACGGAGCTGATCCGTCCCTTCGATGACGCCCGCGTACAGGTCACCACCCTGGGCACGCCCATCAGCGCCAGGGAAGCCGCCTCGCCGGACAGGGTCAAGATCGTCCGCGCCGAAAGCGGCCGGGCTCTGTACTTCTCCCGCGCACCCGTCCCCTTCGGCCGCGAGACCGAACCCGCGTATCTCGGACACATCGGCCTTTACGGGTTTTACATGCGCGTCCTTGAAAAGTTCAGCGCTTTGAGCGAAAGCCCCCTGGAACGACTGGAAAAACTGGAACAGCTCCGGCTGCTCGAAGCCGGAATTCCCATCCACGTGGCCCTCACCCGGCACAAAAGCCTGGGTGTGGACCGGCCCGAAGATCTGCCCATTGTCAGTCAGCTCATGCAAGGAGAGCAGCACACATGA
- the galE gene encoding UDP-glucose 4-epimerase GalE translates to MRVLVTGGAGYIGSHTCKELARSGHEPVVYDNLSTGRRELARWGAFVHGDILDTQRLRTAMRRERVEAVIHFAAKAYVGESVINPEKYFRNNVGGTQSLLDAMRGEDVRDIVVSGTCAVYGTPERMPIDESTPASPINPYGESKLFMERMLAAYGRAYGTHFTSLRYFNAAGCDADGETGEWHDPETHLIPRVLMAAAGRIEALEIFGDDYPTPDGTCIRDYVHVRDLAKAHIAAVERLQKGGGNSILNLGAGRGFSVREIVRAAEEVTGRPVPHVFRPRREGDPAELVADSGLAGEVLGWRAHHSSIEEILRTAWAWEQRRGRIS, encoded by the coding sequence ATGCGAGTGCTGGTCACGGGCGGGGCAGGCTACATCGGCAGCCACACCTGCAAGGAGCTGGCCCGAAGCGGACATGAACCCGTGGTCTATGACAACCTGTCCACCGGCCGCCGGGAACTGGCGCGCTGGGGGGCATTCGTCCACGGCGACATCCTCGACACCCAGCGTCTGCGCACGGCCATGCGCCGGGAGCGCGTTGAGGCAGTCATCCACTTCGCGGCCAAGGCCTATGTGGGCGAGTCCGTCATCAATCCGGAAAAGTACTTCCGCAACAATGTAGGCGGCACCCAGAGCCTGCTGGACGCCATGCGCGGCGAGGATGTGCGCGACATCGTGGTTTCGGGCACCTGTGCCGTGTACGGCACGCCGGAGCGCATGCCCATCGACGAAAGCACCCCGGCCAGCCCTATCAATCCCTACGGCGAGAGCAAGCTCTTCATGGAGCGCATGCTCGCCGCCTACGGGCGCGCGTACGGCACGCACTTTACCTCCCTGCGCTATTTCAACGCGGCGGGCTGCGACGCGGACGGTGAAACCGGCGAATGGCACGACCCGGAGACACACCTCATTCCGCGCGTGCTGATGGCGGCCGCAGGCAGAATCGAGGCTCTGGAAATTTTCGGAGATGACTACCCCACCCCAGACGGCACCTGCATCCGCGATTACGTGCACGTGCGCGATCTGGCCAAAGCCCATATCGCCGCCGTGGAACGGTTGCAAAAAGGCGGCGGGAACAGCATCCTGAATCTGGGCGCAGGCCGGGGATTTTCCGTAAGAGAAATTGTCCGGGCCGCGGAAGAGGTCACGGGACGTCCCGTGCCCCATGTATTCAGACCCAGGCGCGAGGGCGACCCGGCGGAACTGGTGGCCGACAGCGGGCTGGCGGGCGAAGTCCTGGGCTGGCGGGCGCACCACTCATCCATCGAGGAAATTCTCCGGACCGCATGGGCCTGGGAGCAACGAAGAGGGCGGATCTCATGA
- a CDS encoding 3-deoxy-D-manno-octulosonic acid transferase: protein MRPLLRAAAFAAYTALGCLAAPFLFLSPRLRQGWRQRLGLGLPGPCRIWIQGASAGECQLIQSLMPHLPAVSTLATTCTAQGLSILEKTAAGGPFHPRMLPLDLPPLMYFTLKRIRPAVVVLLETELWPGLLMACAMLRVPVVVLNARMSSRSLGGYLFLRPLLPPPAAIGAISPGDALRFGLVFGHGRVRITGNIKFDRAMNAPLLERRGNPLRHLIPEDDWFVVLGSVREEEEEAVLALVRMLRELRPACIVGLFPRHMHRTGPWMEQLAAAGIPAVLRSSLNSPARPGTVVVWDRFGELGAAYGLAGRAFVGGSLARLGGQNFLEPLSQGVLPATGPHTRNFDWVGPEIFVSLVRKSGDIGTLARELAAPAPPRTEVRSQAEAYIAARAGATKASASMLGPFLK, encoded by the coding sequence ATGCGGCCCCTGCTTCGCGCCGCGGCCTTTGCCGCCTACACGGCTCTGGGCTGTCTGGCCGCGCCTTTTCTCTTTCTGTCCCCACGCCTGCGCCAAGGCTGGCGGCAGCGCCTCGGGCTGGGACTGCCCGGCCCGTGCCGCATCTGGATACAGGGCGCGTCGGCCGGAGAATGCCAGCTCATCCAGAGCCTCATGCCCCATCTCCCGGCCGTGTCCACGCTGGCCACCACCTGCACGGCCCAGGGCCTCTCCATTCTGGAAAAAACAGCCGCCGGCGGTCCGTTCCATCCCCGCATGCTGCCTCTCGATCTGCCGCCTCTCATGTATTTCACCCTGAAGCGGATCCGGCCCGCCGTGGTCGTGCTGCTGGAAACGGAGCTCTGGCCGGGCCTGCTCATGGCCTGCGCGATGCTGCGCGTCCCCGTGGTCGTACTCAACGCCCGCATGAGTTCCCGTTCCCTCGGCGGCTACCTGTTTCTGCGCCCGCTGCTGCCCCCCCCGGCGGCCATCGGAGCCATTTCCCCCGGCGACGCCCTCCGCTTCGGTCTGGTCTTCGGGCACGGCCGCGTCCGGATCACAGGCAACATCAAATTCGACCGGGCCATGAACGCGCCGCTTCTCGAACGGCGGGGCAATCCTCTGCGCCACCTGATTCCGGAAGATGACTGGTTCGTGGTGCTGGGCTCCGTGCGCGAGGAGGAGGAAGAGGCCGTACTGGCCCTTGTCCGGATGCTCAGAGAACTCCGGCCCGCGTGCATCGTGGGACTTTTTCCCCGCCACATGCACCGTACCGGCCCCTGGATGGAGCAGCTGGCGGCAGCGGGCATCCCCGCTGTCCTGCGCAGCAGCCTGAACAGCCCGGCCCGGCCCGGAACGGTCGTCGTCTGGGACCGCTTCGGTGAACTGGGCGCGGCCTACGGGCTGGCCGGACGGGCCTTTGTGGGCGGCAGTCTGGCCCGGCTGGGCGGTCAGAACTTTCTGGAACCCCTGAGTCAGGGTGTCCTGCCCGCCACGGGCCCGCATACCCGCAATTTCGACTGGGTGGGCCCGGAAATCTTCGTCTCCCTGGTCCGCAAAAGCGGCGACATCGGCACACTGGCCCGGGAACTGGCCGCTCCCGCCCCGCCCCGGACGGAGGTCCGCAGCCAAGCCGAGGCCTACATCGCCGCCCGGGCCGGAGCCACCAAAGCCTCCGCTTCGATGCTCGGGCCTTTTCTGAAATGA
- a CDS encoding UDP-glucuronic acid decarboxylase family protein: MHLQKRVLVTGGSGFLGSHLCERLLREGCEVICVDNFFTSSRQNIQHLLGNPLFEVIRHDITFPLYMEVDEIYNLACPASPIHYQHDPVQTTKTCVHGAINMLGLAKRLGARIFQASTSEVYGDPEQHPQTESYWGHVNPLGERSCYDEGKRCAESLFFSYHRQHGLPIRVGRIFNTYGPRMHPNDGRVVSNFIVQALQDRPLTLYGDGSQSRSFCYVDDLTELTIRFMNDQSGFTGPLNMGNPGEFTIAELAREVIDLTGSGSRIVHLPLPGDDPRQRRPDITQARMRYGWEPTVSLRQGLERTIAYFDGLLRSGVLKGAA; this comes from the coding sequence ATGCACTTACAGAAACGAGTACTTGTCACGGGCGGCTCCGGCTTTCTGGGGTCACACCTCTGCGAACGGCTGCTGCGGGAAGGCTGCGAGGTCATCTGCGTGGACAACTTTTTCACCAGTTCGCGTCAGAACATCCAGCATCTGCTGGGCAATCCCCTCTTCGAGGTCATCCGCCACGACATCACCTTTCCACTCTATATGGAAGTAGACGAGATATACAATCTGGCCTGCCCCGCGTCGCCCATTCACTACCAGCACGACCCGGTACAGACCACCAAGACCTGCGTGCACGGGGCCATCAACATGCTGGGACTGGCCAAGCGGCTCGGCGCCCGCATCTTCCAGGCGTCCACATCCGAGGTATACGGCGACCCGGAACAGCACCCGCAGACCGAAAGCTACTGGGGGCACGTCAATCCGCTGGGTGAGAGATCCTGCTACGACGAGGGCAAGCGCTGCGCGGAATCCCTCTTCTTTTCCTACCACCGGCAGCACGGCCTGCCCATCCGTGTGGGACGCATCTTCAACACCTACGGCCCGCGCATGCATCCCAACGACGGCCGCGTGGTTTCCAATTTCATCGTCCAGGCTCTTCAGGACAGGCCCCTCACCCTTTACGGCGACGGCAGCCAGAGCCGCTCCTTCTGCTATGTGGACGACCTGACGGAACTGACCATCCGCTTCATGAACGACCAGTCGGGCTTCACCGGCCCCCTGAACATGGGCAACCCCGGTGAATTCACCATCGCCGAGCTGGCGCGGGAGGTCATCGATCTCACGGGCAGCGGCTCCAGAATCGTGCATCTGCCCCTGCCCGGCGACGACCCCAGACAGCGCCGCCCGGACATCACCCAGGCCAGAATGCGCTACGGCTGGGAACCCACAGTGTCCCTGCGCCAGGGCCTTGAACGGACCATCGCCTATTTCGACGGTCTGCTGCGCTCCGGCGTGCTGAAAGGGGCCGCGTGA
- a CDS encoding class I SAM-dependent methyltransferase, with product MKSNPTSRSTPELPPAVAAFEAAATGPEHPARTWEKLDSMLHIAALMEDILLHPQQDPVERTESLFRFLAEKMCRAADMAAEFAPVPEISSDILSGEEKTKDLFERAWTVYSNETYDHSVSLVEDRLRQSGFGEDFLKGRTCFDGGCGTGRLAVALARMGAGRVVAADVGSASLEFFRRQIARYGLHAVEVVEMDVTDLGAFDSEQFDFVASNGVLHHTPRCLPGLDDHYRLVRPGGFLWLYLYGAGGFYWAVYDRMRGLLADVSPERFCAHMRLRGVREGMTYTMLDNFFAPREYFLSSEILSRLRKLHPLEWRHQRGPSIFDDPSVYTGEKYGKYILGPEGEVRLAIRKMLS from the coding sequence ATGAAATCAAATCCGACAAGCCGCTCCACGCCCGAACTCCCTCCCGCCGTGGCCGCTTTCGAGGCGGCCGCGACCGGCCCGGAGCATCCGGCCCGGACCTGGGAGAAACTGGACAGCATGCTCCACATCGCCGCTCTGATGGAGGATATCCTCCTGCATCCGCAGCAGGACCCCGTGGAGCGGACTGAAAGCCTGTTCCGTTTTCTCGCGGAAAAAATGTGCCGCGCGGCGGACATGGCCGCCGAATTCGCGCCCGTACCTGAAATTTCCTCCGATATCCTGTCCGGAGAAGAAAAAACCAAGGACCTTTTTGAACGTGCCTGGACGGTTTACAGCAACGAGACATACGACCACTCCGTCTCGCTGGTGGAAGACCGTCTGCGCCAGAGCGGATTCGGGGAGGATTTCCTGAAGGGCAGGACGTGCTTCGACGGCGGTTGCGGCACCGGACGGCTGGCCGTGGCTCTGGCCAGAATGGGCGCCGGAAGGGTGGTCGCCGCCGATGTCGGCTCCGCCAGCCTGGAATTCTTCCGCCGCCAGATAGCCAGGTATGGCCTGCACGCCGTTGAGGTTGTGGAAATGGACGTGACGGATCTGGGTGCGTTCGATTCGGAGCAGTTCGACTTCGTAGCTTCCAACGGCGTGCTGCACCACACCCCGCGCTGCCTTCCCGGCCTGGACGACCATTACCGGCTGGTCAGACCCGGCGGTTTTCTGTGGCTGTATCTGTACGGCGCGGGAGGGTTCTACTGGGCCGTGTACGACCGCATGCGCGGACTCCTGGCGGACGTTTCTCCGGAACGGTTTTGCGCTCACATGCGGCTTCGCGGAGTGCGCGAAGGCATGACCTACACCATGCTCGACAATTTTTTCGCGCCCCGGGAATATTTCCTGAGCAGCGAAATCCTCTCCAGACTGCGCAAACTCCATCCGCTGGAATGGCGGCACCAGCGGGGCCCGTCCATATTCGACGACCCTTCCGTCTATACCGGAGAAAAATACGGCAAGTACATTCTGGGCCCGGAAGGCGAAGTGCGTCTGGCCATCCGGAAGATGCTTTCCTGA
- the carA gene encoding glutamine-hydrolyzing carbamoyl-phosphate synthase small subunit has translation MKAILALEDGTVFTGESFTGPGEAAGEVIFHTAMSGYQEILTDPAQYGQMVCMTYPLIGNYGVNPEDAESARVHCPALIVKECCREPSSWRSTESLPDYLKRHGVMGLEGVDTRALTRHLRIHGAMRGVISTEEGPGALAAKARTLPSMEGARLADFTAPEEPYHWTDQGPRPAAPQWPEDSGDRLKVLVYDYGTRWSALRQLAAEGLAILAVPPDFPAQSVRKLAPHGVFLSSGPGDPAAMSEAVSIVRELCEICPVSGIGLGYQLLVLALGGSSHKLRFGHHGANHPIRDDVSGKIEISSQSHGFCVDISGLDELEQTHLNLNDGTPGGFRHRTKPLFGVQHYPGTTPPGGRSFFTEFRHMLEERAR, from the coding sequence ATGAAAGCGATTCTGGCCCTCGAAGACGGAACGGTCTTCACCGGCGAGTCCTTTACCGGCCCCGGTGAAGCCGCGGGCGAAGTCATCTTTCACACCGCCATGTCCGGATATCAGGAAATTCTGACCGATCCCGCCCAGTATGGCCAGATGGTCTGCATGACCTACCCGCTCATCGGCAACTACGGCGTCAACCCCGAAGACGCCGAATCCGCGCGGGTTCACTGTCCGGCCCTCATCGTCAAGGAATGCTGCAGGGAGCCTTCCAGCTGGAGGTCGACGGAAAGCCTGCCGGACTACCTGAAGCGCCACGGTGTCATGGGTCTGGAAGGCGTCGACACCCGCGCCCTGACCCGGCACCTGCGCATTCACGGAGCCATGCGCGGCGTGATCTCCACGGAAGAAGGCCCCGGGGCGCTGGCAGCCAAGGCCAGAACGCTGCCGTCCATGGAAGGCGCCCGGCTGGCGGATTTCACGGCTCCGGAAGAGCCCTATCACTGGACGGATCAGGGCCCGCGCCCCGCCGCGCCCCAGTGGCCCGAAGACTCCGGAGACAGGCTCAAGGTGCTCGTGTACGACTACGGCACGCGCTGGAGCGCCCTGCGGCAGCTCGCCGCCGAGGGGCTGGCCATTCTGGCCGTGCCGCCGGACTTCCCCGCGCAGTCCGTCAGAAAGCTGGCGCCGCACGGCGTATTCCTGTCCAGCGGCCCCGGCGACCCGGCGGCCATGAGTGAAGCCGTCTCCATTGTCCGGGAACTCTGCGAAATCTGTCCCGTCAGCGGCATCGGTCTGGGATACCAGCTTCTGGTCCTCGCCCTGGGCGGGTCGAGCCACAAGCTCCGCTTCGGCCATCACGGCGCCAATCACCCGATCCGGGACGATGTCAGCGGAAAGATCGAAATTTCCTCCCAGAGCCACGGCTTCTGCGTGGACATCTCCGGCCTGGACGAACTGGAACAGACCCATCTCAATCTGAACGACGGGACACCCGGAGGATTCCGGCACCGGACCAAGCCCCTTTTCGGCGTGCAGCACTACCCCGGAACGACTCCTCCCGGCGGCCGGTCCTTTTTCACCGAATTCCGGCACATGCTGGAAGAGCGGGCACGGTAG